One window of Paralichthys olivaceus isolate ysfri-2021 chromosome 20, ASM2471397v2, whole genome shotgun sequence genomic DNA carries:
- the nkain1 gene encoding sodium/potassium-transporting ATPase subunit beta-1-interacting protein 1, which translates to MGKCDGRCTLLVICSLQLVAALQRQVFDFLGYQWAPILANFLHIMAIILGMFGTVQFRFRYLIFYAVWLVLWVGWNSFIICFYLEVGNLSQDRDFLMTFNTSLHRSWWMEHGPGCLVTPVLDSRMAPDDHHVITVSGCLLDYQYIEVLSSAIQILLALFGFVYACYVSKVFQDDEDSFDFIGGFDSYGYQPPQKSSHLQLQPLYTAG; encoded by the exons ATGGGGAAGTGCGACGGCAGATGCACGCTGCTGGTGATATGTTCACTACaactg GTGGCTGCCCTTCAGAGGCAGGTGTTTGATTTTCTGGGTTACCAGTGGGCTCCCATCCTGGCCAACTTCCTACACATAATGGCCATCATCCTGGGCATGTTCGGCACCGTGCAGTTTCGCTTCAGATACCTCATCTTT TATGCAGTATGGCTGGTCCTCTGGGTGGGCTGGAACTCCTTCATCATCTGTTTCTACCTGGAGGTCGGAAATCTGTCTCAG GACAGGGACTTTCTCATGACGTTCAACACGTCTCTCCATCGTTCGTGGTGGATGGAGCACGGTCCCGGTTGCCTGGTAACGCCAGTGCTGGACTCTCGCATGGCCCCAGATGACCACCATGTCATCACCGTTTCCGGGTGTCTCCTTGACTACCAGTACATCGAGGTGTTGAGTTCTGCCATCCAGATCTTGTTGGCT ctctttGGCTTCGTGTACGCCTGCTACGTGAGCAAAGTCTTCCAGGATGACGAGGACAGCT TTGATTTCATTGGTGGCTTTGACTCTTACGGATACCAGCCTCCTCAGAAGTCCTCTCATCTGCAACTGCAGCCTCTGTACAC GGCTGGTTAA